The Engraulis encrasicolus isolate BLACKSEA-1 chromosome 22, IST_EnEncr_1.0, whole genome shotgun sequence genome includes a region encoding these proteins:
- the LOC134439362 gene encoding dual specificity protein phosphatase 8-like, whose product MPVDVVIAPPQPLWTDMHESQMKLKIRVRRVKEGRDLRGGFAAFSSCFPGLCESKQAAILPMSLSQPCLPVANVGPTRILPHLYLGSQRDVLNKELMGQHGITYVLNASNTCPKPDFISESHFMRIPVNDNYCEKLLPWLDKTNDFIDKAKVSNCRVIVHCLAGISRSATIAIAYIMKTMGLSSDDAYRFVKDRRPSISPNFNFLGQLLEFEKGLKVLKALTCHPMRTLMEQRHEEEEQEDRGGDTSPFPGPERHDGNSNGATTPIGFPCSHESGVESTIRNSELPGSRPLLQRNGLVSGLNLSAEHIADTNRLKRSFSLDIKSVYSPNGGQGQQQQRGSPPKLALTPIGSEDVPKLCKLESPESNNGVCQYSPVLDSPGSVSAESPSGGPGEGRVRHRRKGRRSSSSSNSSSSSSGSSVGSSTSGSSTLSEASSPPTPPHSLSLSLNLTPHPLLGPHNAHSDQVGSMKSSLLLNLPSSANAAWTQHRETAQATTPGTPTTDCAWFLGPGCGAPPLPSPGSLPGPGGSDMPALRLGSSSTYMAFGCSGRAGSCEEDRGVQLRDKAQQARDSRGSWHEDASASAASSSSSGGSIVVDKQFKRLSCQMEFEEGMSEKHSREELGKLGKQSSFSGSMEVIEVS is encoded by the exons gGGGCTTTGCCGCCTTCTCCTCCTGCTTCCCGGGCCTGTGTGAGAGTAAGCAGGCCGCCATCCTCCCCATGAGCTTGTCTCAGCCCTGTCTGCCCGTGGCCAACGTGGGACCCACCCGCATCCTCCCCCACCTCTACCTGGGCTCCCAGAGGGACGTCCTCAACAAG GAGCTGATGGGCCAGCATGGCATCACGTACGTGCTGAACGCCAGTAACACCTGCCCCAAGCCAGACTTCATCAGCGAGAGCCACTTCATGCGCATTCCCGTCAACGACAACTACTGTGAGAAGCTGCTGCCCTGGCTAGACAAAACCAATGACTTCATCG ACAAAGCCAAGGTGTCTAACTGCCGCGTCATCGTCCACTGTCTGGCGGGCATCTCGCGCTCGGCCACCATCGCCATCGCCTACATCATGAAGACCATGGGGCTCTCGTCGGACGACGCCTACAG gTTTGTGAAGGACCGTCGGCCGTCCATCTCCCCCAACTTCAACTTCCTGGGCCAGCTGCTGGAGTTCGAGAAGGGCCTGAAGGTGCTGAAGGCTCTGACCTGCCACCCCATGCGGACGCTGATGGAGCAGCGgcacgaggaggaggagcaggaggaccgGGGGGGCGACACGTCTCCGTTCCCCGGCCCAGAGCGCCACGACGGCAACAGCAACGGGGCGACCACCCCCATTGGCTTCCCCTGCAGCCACGAGTCGGGCGTGGAGAGCACCATCCGCAACTCGGAGCTGCCCGGCAGCAGGCCGCTCCTGCAGAGGAACGGCCTGGTCAGCGGCCTGAATCTGTCCGCCGAGCACATCGCCGACACCAACCGGCTCAAGCGCTCCTTCTCCCTGGACATCAAGTCCGTCTACTCCCCCAACGGCGGGcagggtcagcagcagcagcgcggcTCCCCGCCCAAACTCGCCCTCACGCCCATCGGCTCCGAGGACGTGCCCAAGCTGTGCAAGCTGGAGAGCCCCGAGAGCAACAACGGCGTGTGCCAGTACTCCCCAGTGCTGGACAGCCCCGGTTCTGTCTCGGCCGAGAGCCCCAGCGGCGGGCCGGGAGAGGGCCGCGTCCGGCATCGGAGGAAAGGccggcgcagcagcagcagcagcaacagcagcagcagcagcagcggcagcagtgtcGGCAGCAGCACTAGCGGTAGTAGCACCCTCAGTGAGGCGTCCAGCCCGCCCACCCCTCCgcactccctctccctcagccTCAACCTCACACCCCACCCTCTGCTCGGCCCTCACAACGCCCATTCCGATCAGGTCGGCAGCATGAAGAGCTCCCTGCTACTCAACCTGCCCTCCTCGGCCAACGCGGCTTGGACCCAGCACAGGGAGACGGCTCAGGCCACCACCCCCGGCACCCCCACCACCGACTGCGCATGGTTCCTGGGCCCAGGCTGCGGCgcccctcctctccccagcccTGGCTCCCTGCCCGGGCCTGGAGGGTCGGACATGCCCGCGTTGCGCTTGGGAAGCAGCTCGACTTACATGGCGTTCGGCTGCAGCGGGCGTGCCGGTTCCTGCGAGGAGGACCGGGGGGTGCAGCTCCGGGACAAAGCCCAGCAGGCCAGAGACTCGAGGGGCAGCTGGCACGAGGACGCCTCTGCTTCTGCCGCCTCGTCATCGTCGTCGGGTGGCAGTATCGTGGTGGACAAACAGTTCAAGCGTCTGAGCTGCCAGATGGAGTTTGAGGAGGGCATGTCGGAGAAGCACTCCCGCGAGGAGCTGGGCAAGCTGGGCAAGCAGTCGAGCTTCTCGGGCAGCATGGAGGTCATCGAGGTGTCCTGA